Genomic segment of Shinella zoogloeoides:
CAAGATCATGGAGCACAAAGCCGTGATGGAGAAATTCCCGGAAATGGAACACGAGGATCCGAACGCCATTCGCCTCGCGCCCGGAAAATCCGGCGAGATCGTCTGGAAGTTCACCAACGACGGCGTGTCCAAGATCGCCTGCCTCGTTCCCGGTCACTACGATTCCGGCATGCACGGCGACGTCACGGTCGCGAAGAAATAAGGAGCAACAGAAATGACGATGAAAGCTATCACAAGAATCACACTCGCCGGCGCCGTCGCCTTCGCCTTCGGCACCGCCGCCTTCGCGCAGGAATTCACCAGCGGCACGGTCAAGAAGCTGGACGAGAAGGCGAAGAAGGTCACGCTCATCCATGAAGAGCTGAAGAACCTCGAGATGCCGGCCATGACGATGGTATTCCAGGTCGCTGATGACGCGATGCTGGAAAAGCTCAAGGTCGGCGCAAAGGTCCAGTTCGTTGCCGAGCGCGTCAACGGAAAGCTGACTGTCACCCAGGTCAAGTGAAGCACAGGGCCGCGCTGGATGCAGCGCGGCCCCGTTCCTCATGAGACCGGCAGGAGGCAGAAGGTGCGCCAGAGATCCTGCTTCCAATCCCCCGGCTCGGGCGAATCCGACAGCATAAACTCTGATTGGCCGATCATGACGGCCTTCGGCGCGGCGCATCGTACCTT
This window contains:
- a CDS encoding copper-binding protein encodes the protein MKAITRITLAGAVAFAFGTAAFAQEFTSGTVKKLDEKAKKVTLIHEELKNLEMPAMTMVFQVADDAMLEKLKVGAKVQFVAERVNGKLTVTQVK